A single genomic interval of Camelina sativa cultivar DH55 chromosome 11, Cs, whole genome shotgun sequence harbors:
- the LOC104721719 gene encoding serine/threonine-protein kinase HT1: protein MLENPNFDMHAVGNHDNDNNYYAFTQDFYQKLGEEGTNMSVDSMQTSNAGGSVSMSVDNSSVGSSDALIGHPGLKPMRRPYSPSLGQSVFRPGRVTHALNDDALAQALMDTTYPTEGLANYEEWTIDLRKLHMGPAFAQGAFGKLYRGTYNGEDVAIKLLERPEHSPEKAQALEQQFQQEVSMLAFLKHPNIVRFIGACIKPMVWCIVTEYAKGGSVRQFLTKRQNRAVPLKLAVMQALDVARGMAYVHERNFIHRDLKSDNLLISADRSIKIADFGVARIEVQTEGMTPETGTYRWMAPEMIQHRPYTQKVDVYSFGIVLWELITGLLPFQNMTAVQAAFAVVNRGVRPTVPTDCLPVLGEIMTRCWDADPEVRPCFAEIVNLLEAAETEIMTTVRKARFRCCMTQPMTVD from the exons ATGCTTGAGAATCCAAACTTCGATATGCACGCCGTTGGCAATCACGACAACGATAACAACTACTATGCCTTCACCCAAGACTTTTATCAAAAGCTCGGGGAGGAAGGTACAAACATGTCCGTTGACAGTATGCAGACAAGTAATGCTGGTGGCTCTGTGTCTATGTCTGTGGATAACAGTAGCGTTGGTTCTAGTGATGCTCTTATTGGCCATCCTGGTTTGAAGCCTATGCGCCGTCCCTACTCTCCCTCTCTTGGCCAAAGCGTTTTTCGCCCAGGACGAGTTACTCATGCACTTAACGATGATGCCTTAGCACAAGCCTTGATGGATACTACATATCCAACCGAGGGACTGGCAAACTATGAAGAGTGGACTATAGACCTGAGGAAACTTCACATGGGTCCTGCTTTTGCTCAAGGGGCTTTTGGAAAGTTATACAGAGGGACTTACAATGGAGAGGATGTAGCCATTAAGCTACTCGAGAGGCCAGAACATAGCCCGGAAAAGGCACAAGCCCTTGAACAGCAGTTTCAGCAGGAGGTTTCTATGCTTGCCTTTCTGAAGCATCCCAACATCGTTAGGTTTATTGGAGCCTGCATTAAACCAATGGTGTGGTGCATCGTGACTGAATATGCAAAAGGAGGTTCGGTCAGACAGTTTTTGACTAAGAGACAAAACCGAGCTGTACCTTTGAAGTTGGCTGTTATGCAGGCATTGGATGTTGCCAGGGGTATGGCCTACGTCCATGAGCGCAACTTTATACACCGGGATCTAAAGTCAGATAACCTCCTCATATCAGCTGATCGGTCCATCAAGATTGCTGATTTTGGCGTTGCAAGAATTGAAGTTCAAACCGAAGGGATGACTCCAGAGACTGGAACTTACAGATGGATGGCCCC AGAGATGATCCAGCATAGACCCTACACCCAAAAAGTGGACGTGTATAGTTTTGGAATCGTGCTGTGGGAGTTGATAACAGGTCTGTTACCGTTCCAGAACATGACGGCGGTTCAAGCCGCATTTGCGGTGGTGAACCGAGGAGTTCGCCCCACGGTCCCAACAGATTGTCTCCCTGTGCTTGGCGAGATTATGACACGTTGCTGGGATGCAGACCCTGAAGTCCGTCCTTGTTTTGCAGAGATTGTCAATCTCCTTGAGGCGGCTGAAACCGAGATAATGACGACTGTGAGAAAAGCCCGTTTCAGATGTTGCATGACACAACCAATGACAGTCGACTAA